Proteins encoded together in one Cicer arietinum cultivar CDC Frontier isolate Library 1 chromosome 4, Cicar.CDCFrontier_v2.0, whole genome shotgun sequence window:
- the LOC101503623 gene encoding pentatricopeptide repeat-containing protein At4g35130, chloroplastic-like, producing the protein MWNLIIRSHVDMGLFHSALMFYKEMRHMSVPHDTFTFPIINRALSLLKIDVVCGKMIHCVAIQMGLDSDLYFCNTMIDVYVKCGCFEYGRNVFDLMLMRDVVSWTLMISGYVDEGYDVSVAFDLFNEMRRELEPNSVTLIVMLQACCASVTLNEGIQIHGYAVKNGLLMDLSVKNSVLKVYARKGSAKEVDLLFSEINRKEVASWNTLISFYSSKGDIMRVSCLFDEMRTLEMHLWNIETLSLVVSAFAKRGSLYEGEGMHCLVIKTGFSDDVLLTSLLDFYSKCGKLEISVQLFNEIHFKSNITLCAMMSGFIQNGYFIDAIVLFQQMQAADNVDIVPEIWRNLLDAYANLGALKLGKVVHGYLIKHWFNGSIESNGHMETSILNMYLRGGSISSAREVFDRIPVKDVVIWTTMIEGLGSHGFGFEAVNYFNLMIEQRVWPNHITFLSLLSACSHSGLVSEGCKIYYSMKSSYGIEPGLDHHTCIVDLFGRCGMLKEALVIIFKMRVVPDSRIWGALLAASRVYGNRKFGEYAAQRLLEIEPDNVGYYTLLSNVKASEGRWNEVEELRRVMSEKNLKKKPGWSCIEVKGAIQGFVSGDISHPEADKIFETLGRLSRAT; encoded by the coding sequence ATGTGGAATTTGATCATAAGGTCTCATGTTGATATGGGTCTGTTTCATTCAGCTTTGATGTTTTACAAAGAGATGAGACACATGAGTGTTCCTCATGATACTTTTACTTTTCCGATAATTAATCGAGCTTTATCGTTGTTAAAGATTGATGTTGTGTGTGGAAAGATGATTCACTGTGTAGCAATTCAAATGGGTTTGGATTCGGATTTGTATTTTTGTAACACCATGATTGATGTTTATGTTAAATGTGGGTGTTTTGAATACGGTCGCAACGTGTTTGATTTAATGCTCATGAGAGATGTTGTTTCATGGACTTTGATGATTTCTGGTTATGTTGATGAGGGATATGATGTTAGTGTTGCTTTTGATTTGTTCAACGAGATGAGGAGGGAATTGGAACCAAATTCGGTTACTCTTATTGTAATGTTGCAGGCTTGTTGTGCTTCCGTGACATTAAATGAGGGAATTCAGATTCATGGGTATGCGGTGAAAAATGGATTACTAATGGATTTGTCTGTGAAAAATTCAGTTTTGAAAGTGTATGCTCGTAAAGGGAGTGCCAAAGAAGTGGACCTTTTATTTAGTGAAATAAACAGAAAGGAGGTAGCTTCATGGAATACTTTGATTTCCTTTTATTCGTCCAAAGGAGACATAATGAGAGTTTCTTGTTTGTTCGACGAAATGCGGACCCTAGAAATGCATTTGTGGAACATTGAAACTTTATCGTTAGTTGTATCGGCATTTGCAAAGCGTGGTAGCCTTTATGAGGGTGAAGGCATGCATTGCTTAGTGATCAAAACAGGCTTTTCTGATGATGTTTTGCTGACTTCTCTACTTGATTTTTATTCCAAGTGTGGGAAATTGGAAATATCAGTTCAGCTGTTTAAcgaaattcattttaaaagtaACATCACTTTGTGTGCTATGATGTCGGGTTTCATTCAAAATGGTTATTTTATAGATGCCATTGTTTTATTCCAACAAATGCAAGCTGCTGATAATGTTGATATTGTCCCTGAAATTTGGAGAAATCTACTTGATGCATATGCAAACCTAGGAGCTTTGAAATTAGGCAAAGTGGTCCATGGTTACCTTATAAAGCACTGGTTTAATGGATCTATTGAAAGTAATGGACACATGGAAACATCTATCTTAAACATGTACTTAAGGGGTGGTAGCATCTCATCAGCTAGAGAAGTTTTTGATAGGATTCCTGTCAAAGATGTTGTGATATGGACAACGATGATCGAAGGACTTGGCTCCCATGGTTTTGGTTTTGAAGCcgtaaattactttaatttaatgATTGAGCAAAGAGTGTGGCCAAACCATATCACCTTCTTGAGCTTACTGTCTGCTTGCAGTCACTCAGGTCTTGTTAGTGAAGGCtgcaaaatttattattctatGAAATCGAGTTATGGTATTGAACCGGGTTTGGATCACCATACTTGCATCGTCGATCTTTTTGGTCGTTGCGGCATGCTTAAAGAGGCGTTAGTCATAATATTCAAAATGAGAGTTGTACCTGATAGTAGGATTTGGGGTGCTCTTCTAGCAGCTTCAAGAGTTTATGGAAATAGAAAATTTGGAGAATATGCAGCACAAAGACTTTTGGAGATAGAACCTGATAATGTTGGATATTATACTCTGTTGAGTAATGTTAAAGCAAGTGAAGGAAGATGGAATGAGGTTGAAGAATTAAGGAGAGTTATGAGTGAAAAGAATCTCAAGAAGAAACCAGGGTGGAGCTGTATTGAGGTAAAAGGAGCGATTCAAGGATTTGTTTCTGGAGATATTTCACACCCTGAAGCAGATAAAATTTTTGAGACATTGGGTAGATTGAGTAGAGCAACATAG
- the LOC101503292 gene encoding putative pentatricopeptide repeat-containing protein At3g13770, mitochondrial has product MLLTKHVLPSNPRTLSIHTHHIHLQQPLLQMALQAFNMNFENYNQLLNECINKKAYREGQRVHAHIIKTRYLPSVFLRTRFIVFYTKCHSLKDAHHVFDEMTERSVVSWTAMISGYSQRGYASQALNLFLQMLRSGTEPNEFTFATVLTSCTGSLGFILGRQIHSLIIKSNYEDHVYVGSSLLDMYAKDGKIHEAQTVFECLPERDVVSCTAIISGYAQLGLDEEALELFRRLQGEGMQSNYVTYTGVLTALSGLAALDLGKQVHNHVLRSEIPSFVVLQNSLIDMYSKCGNLTYSRRIFDTMCERTAISWNAMLVGYSKHGEGREVLKLFTLMREENKVKPDSVTILAVLSGCSHGGLEDRGLNIFHDMTSGKIGVKPEMEHFGCVVDLLGRSGRVEEAFEFIKKMPFEPTAAIWGSLLGACRVHSNVDIGEFVGHRLLEIEPANAGNYVILSNLYASAGRWEDVRSLRDLMLRKTVMKEPGRSWMELDQVLHTFHASDRSHPRREEICVKVKELSVRFKEVGYVPDLSCVLHDVDEEQKEKILLGHSEKLALSFGLIATPEHSPIRVIKNLRICVDCHNFAKYISKVYRREVSLRDKNRFHRIVGGKCSCGDYW; this is encoded by the exons ATGCTTCTCACAAAACATGTCTTACCTTCAAATCCACGCACTCTTAGCATCCACACCCATCACATTCACCTTCAACAACCACTTCTTCAAATGGCACTTCAAGCCTTCAACATGAACTTTGAAAACTACAACCAACTCTTAAACGAGTGCATTAACAAAAAGGCATATAGAGAAGGCCAAAGAGTCCATGCCCACATCATCAAAACACGTTATCTTCCTTCTGTGTTCCTTAGGACAAGGTTTATTGTATTTTACACTAAATGTCACTCTTTGAAAGATGCTCACCATGTGTTCGATGAAATGACTGAACGGAGTGTTGTGTCCTGGACTGCTATGATTTCGGGTTATTCTCAAAGAGGGTATGCCTCTCAAGCCTTGAATCTTTTTCTGCAGATGTTAAGATCAG GTACGGAACCTAATGAGTTCACTTTTGCTACGGTACTCACTTCATGTACAGGTTCTCTTGGTTTCATTTTAGGGAGGCAAATCCACTCTCTtatcataaaatcaaattatgaaGACCATGTGTATGTTGGAAGCTCACTTCTTGACATGTATGCCAAAGATGGTAAAATTCATGAAGCTCAAACAGTGTTTGAATGCTTGCCAGAAAGAGATGTAGTTTCTTGTACTGCTATAATCTCTGGGTATGCTCAACTTGGTCTGGATGAAGAGGCATTGGAACTATTTCGCCGTTTGCAAGGGGAAGGAATGCAATCAAATTATGTTACTTATACTGGTGTTTTAACTGCACTTTCTGGGCTTGCTGCTCTAGATCTCGGTAAACAAGTGCACAACCATGTTCTTCGCTCTGAAATTCCCTCATTTGTGGTTCTCCAAAACTCATTGATTGACATGTACTCAAAATGTGGAAATCTCACGTACTCAAGAAGGATATTTGACACCATGTGTGAGAGAACTGCTATCTCTTGGAATGCAATGCTTGTTGGGTATAGCAAACATGGAGAGGGAAGAGAAGTGCTCAAGCTTTTTACTTTAATGAGAGAAGAAAACAAAGTCAAACCCGACAGTGTCACAATTTTGGCAGTTTTATCTGGCTGCAGTCATGGAGGACTGGAAGACAGGGGACTGAATATTTTTCATGATATGACCAGTGGAAAAATTGGAGTTAAGCCAGAGATGGAGCACTTTGGCTGTGTTGTTGATTTGCTTGGTCGTTCTGGTCGAGTAGAAGAAGCTTTTGAGTTCATTAAAAAGATGCCTTTTGAACCAACAGCTGCTATATGGGGTTCCCTTTTAGGTGCTTGCAGGGTTCATTCGAATGTTGACATTGGTGAATTTGTGGGTCACCGACTTCTAGAAATTGAGCCTGCAAATGCTGGAAACTATGTTATTCTGTCTAATTTATATGCTTCAG CAGGAAGATGGGAAGATGTAAGATCGCTAAGGGATCTCATGTTGAGGAAGACAGTAATGAAAGAGCCTGGAAGAAGCTGGATGGAGCTTGATCAAGTACTTCATACTTTCCATGCAAGTGATCGCTCCCATCCGAGAAGAGAAGAGATATGTGTGAAAGTGAAGGAATTATCAGTTAGGTTTAAAGAGGTTGGTTATGTTCCTGATTTGAGTTGTGTTTTACATGATGTGGATGAGGAGCAGAAGGAGAAGATACTCCTGGGCCACAGTGAAAAGTTGGCTTTGTCTTTTGGTCTAATTGCTACTCCTGAACATTCGCCAATCCGTGTAATAAAAAATCTCCGTATTTGTGTTGATTGCCATAATTTTGCTAAATATATCTCTAAAGTTTATAGGAGAGAAGTGTCTTTGCGGGACAAAAATCGGTTTCATCGAATTGTTGGAGGAAAATGTTCTTGTGGAGATTATTGGTGA